One genomic segment of Hymenobacter psoromatis includes these proteins:
- a CDS encoding DUF11 domain-containing protein translates to MKPIIRLLTLLLACAAFGPPRTALAQTCTTTTSTLDYSAAPNGDRTATTETVGGATTVTTSAYSTTVAGGRANTFSVGTDPNIYQKSLVWQQNTQNNGTATGAAKVTYTFSRPVSNLTIIVNDIDQSTVGGANFTDRMTFDGYVNATDTNPIDLKNTDVTAASPYNAFVGTGSTLPTGVVGKKNAFTGTSPANSIKASNVTVRFPQPVTKLVLSYENVLAYAAGTDRTQTVGIISMSLCRLAPVANNVTNSATIPTNAGQVNIDNLSSTVDGTVKNYTVTAIPPAAQGVLYYNSTGSTYAAVTNGRTLTPAQAASLRFAPAAGATGTNTTFSYTITDDANLTSAAAATFTIPLQAVTPCVATATLDFSTTGATGEDWKNHAVLSVPAGSSVTQISSGGYTVDAASAANSTLLIGVQTTGNTIKWSNNYANGSPKTSSVTFTFTRPVANFTVRVEDIDAGTNYLDQVVFTGKNGAASVTPSLSPVDPNQIYFTTSGNTATGIAGQPNNGTRDGASVIAYFPSPITTLTLTYNNAAAGATSANQAVGIDLLNFCRIAPVADPVASSVSNAASQAYVNDLSSTVDGTVQSYSFTSVPTAAQGTLFIGNTAVTTGTVITAAQASQLTFTPAAGSTGTFSLNYTVKDDAGQVSSPATYAITVNASGAMGTPAACANPGRDGSPTGLTTNPNTYYPSTATQTVAAGATSIAVGAATGTTNIAAGDLLLIIQMQGADIDATNTDSYGDGVAGGGANGNLNNANFTAGTYEYVVANSAITATAGGTITLATTLKNGYVNAAATTTAGQRRFQVVRVPQFGNLTLGGNITPTAWNGSVGGIIAIDVAKQTNLAGFTINASGAGFRGGGGRKLSGNTTATGTDYRFFSGADNQVTSAHGSKGEGTAGTPKYINILNSAGTDDFNTGSDYPNGSNGRGAPGNAGGGGTDNLGSTNNAENSGGAGGANGGRGGRGGNTWNTNLAIGGEPGAAFAVASSSRLVLGGGGGAGSTNDGSGTPNNGFASSGATGGGLVMLRTGTVSGTGTILANGLNANNTVVNDGSGGGGAGGSILLTATTPAGLANLTLTANGGTGGTNTGGGVPHGPGGGGGGGVILTNGSVATASAAAGATAGTTNGGTSFGANPGLTGNTNNQINNGVANSVSGASCPADVTTTITGPTTLSAGQPAGSYPNYTATFTNNGTGTASNVTQTVTLPAGATVTAANLPAGATFTTTGTGATAVTTVNFGTAASLANGASNTFSFGFTAPATAGSYPLTANVATDANQGANAAADAATLTIQVNNASANCAKSYYDNTNSYGGLSADYYRGDYNNNLNYFNTQTKTSDSGINQVIDFTRNGGTGNGIGTFPITTATLPTPTSLFSARYRGNITITTAGSYTFSSNIDDRLQVWIDGNAIPATGAPQTTTFTPTLGNAIINVPSYTNGTTTSAAIPLSVGQHNILIFYGAGGGQDNVNLKYSGPGITGTVVIPNSVLCAGPSNVPPVAVSNTNAATIPNNAGPTTLNPSLAGTDQDGTVTSYMVNLPSATQGVLYVGAQVLNTTNFPGLVITAAQAAQLKFAPTPGFVGNAAFTFSAIDNTGQYSNDVATYTIPVSAAADVTTALTGPATVVLGQPTGTYTATFTNEGPSAASAVTRKVTLPAGVTNVVLPAGATLSGSTIDFGNATTLASGASNSFNFSFTPATTATGTLAIMSNVTTTTSQGVNTAPDASTLTTTVAPVADVATTLTANTTPVAAGTPATATNPAKFNVTFTNNGPATADGVTGTVQLPAGLTGVIISFPNGANGVSGSYNSTTGVVTYTGATSIPSGGSITSGIAFDAPVNGPVAATSLISTTTNEGGKTANNTKSATIAISPTFDLTTTISGPASAVPGDLVTLAVTTTNNGPSPSPNAVQTVLLPQGLTNVYVSNGGVYNGTSTAQNITVNGVTYTNVQPGQVVFPTVGSLPSGQTVANSVSFSQPGAAYSPAAVVSTTSFEANTANNTAYLNGATSSTPVAVLTPAPASGTANAYTTITSSVASTTIGSPVTLTVVTGNNGPNAATGVTQTVQLLPGLTGVTISNSGTYNSTTGIVTFSTLTTQASGTSVSNTITFNAPASTGNNGQLLAMAAVATTNIDPVPADNVASVGITLAQTADLASTVTGPALAQAGQPVTYTARFVNNGPMVATNVVETVQLPTGLVANAVTITDGIGNPVTNATYNPTTGLVTFATIATDLNGAAQVYNLTFAAPAQNLSVRSNVTSATADAAPANNSTTALTTITGTADLATTVAGPATAVVGSAVTYSVTTTNNGPATATNAVTTLQLATGFTNATLQVGGQTGTLSSNTITYGSGATASTYNTTTGLVTFPTVAAQASGATTTNYVTFVMPNATGGQTTGVASVSSATTDPASGNNTASVATSVAPTTTTSADITAAVTATATSAAPGATIAFTATYGNNGTDPAVNVMPTLQLAPGLTTATITVAGQAGTLSNGLITFPNGAVYNVQSGLVTFSTIASQASGAAGNVSYAVNVTAPANGTVTAVAATTSNTSEPNTAAAQANDVASTSVTVTPSFDEVTSLSGPASAPVGSPVTYTVNTTNNGPSLTTGITTQTVTLPTGVTATNISNSGMQSGNTITWTIPAGQAAGTNGAVANTFTITQPTGGATLTANVTSPGESNTGNNSATATTTVTNLAPLAYAVVNRLQGPQSSDAGGLPNGLLISPLAASDPENSFATSKYTIAAAPDASQGVLYYNNGGTYAAVASGQTLTDAQAQTLKFKAATGYVGNASFTYLTTDAAGNMSPTVNYTIPVETDTEAATYTVLAPKASAYTTGDVLAYTTDVNGAVNNAGTASVYQANGTLQPGANNGVASAVLAATGPTSNPGNTLPAGVSLNPTTGQIYVSDVSATGLMNNPTAHTYSVNVTTIDANGGLTLQTVTFTIKPNPLPVVLTAFTAQAVQNRDALLSWNTASEVNSASFDIERSLDGTAYAKIGEVAAQGTTTTAHAYTYTDASIAARAQGPVYYRLRQVDLNGATSYSPVRTVSFTKVTTIALSLYPNPAQHATTLDVSALPTTGSYQVLVLDATGRSVRSLTIGGGQLQPMNLDDLASGTYQVLVTGSLADGSVLRQVLRLIKE, encoded by the coding sequence ATGAAACCAATCATACGCTTACTCACCCTTTTGCTTGCTTGCGCGGCCTTCGGGCCGCCACGCACTGCACTGGCCCAAACGTGTACTACGACCACCAGCACGCTTGACTACTCCGCGGCACCCAACGGCGACCGAACGGCCACTACCGAAACAGTTGGGGGAGCTACTACCGTTACTACTAGTGCTTACAGCACCACGGTAGCCGGGGGCAGGGCCAATACTTTCTCGGTAGGCACTGACCCCAACATCTACCAGAAGTCGCTGGTGTGGCAGCAAAATACCCAAAATAACGGGACGGCGACGGGTGCAGCCAAGGTAACGTATACTTTCAGCCGGCCCGTCTCTAACCTGACCATCATCGTAAACGATATCGACCAAAGCACCGTGGGCGGGGCCAACTTCACCGACCGGATGACTTTCGACGGGTACGTGAACGCGACGGATACCAACCCGATTGATTTGAAGAATACAGACGTAACGGCGGCTAGCCCTTACAACGCTTTTGTGGGCACTGGCTCAACCCTGCCAACGGGCGTTGTGGGCAAAAAAAATGCTTTTACGGGTACGTCTCCCGCCAATTCAATAAAGGCCAGCAACGTCACGGTAAGGTTTCCACAACCCGTTACCAAGTTGGTGCTGAGCTATGAAAACGTCCTAGCCTACGCGGCTGGCACGGACCGCACGCAAACCGTTGGCATTATCAGCATGAGTCTTTGCCGGCTAGCCCCGGTAGCTAACAACGTAACCAACTCGGCTACCATCCCGACCAACGCCGGGCAGGTTAATATTGATAACCTGAGCAGCACCGTGGACGGCACGGTGAAGAACTACACCGTGACGGCTATCCCGCCTGCCGCACAGGGTGTGCTTTATTACAACTCGACGGGCAGCACCTACGCGGCCGTAACCAACGGCCGGACCCTAACGCCGGCCCAGGCCGCCAGCCTGCGCTTCGCCCCAGCCGCTGGAGCCACGGGCACCAATACCACGTTCAGCTACACCATAACGGACGACGCTAACCTGACCTCGGCCGCTGCTGCCACTTTCACCATTCCGCTGCAAGCCGTGACACCCTGCGTGGCCACGGCCACGTTGGACTTCTCAACTACGGGAGCTACCGGCGAAGATTGGAAAAACCACGCGGTGCTCAGCGTTCCGGCGGGCTCGTCGGTTACACAGATTAGCAGCGGCGGTTATACTGTTGATGCGGCTTCGGCGGCCAACTCTACGCTATTAATCGGTGTGCAAACCACGGGCAATACTATCAAGTGGAGTAATAACTACGCCAACGGCAGCCCTAAAACTTCTTCAGTCACCTTCACCTTCACCCGCCCCGTGGCCAACTTCACGGTACGGGTTGAAGACATTGATGCAGGTACCAACTATCTTGACCAAGTAGTATTTACAGGTAAGAACGGCGCAGCCAGCGTTACACCGTCCCTGAGTCCGGTGGACCCCAACCAGATTTACTTCACCACCAGCGGTAACACGGCCACGGGTATCGCGGGCCAACCTAACAATGGCACGCGCGACGGCGCATCGGTTATAGCGTACTTCCCTTCGCCCATTACCACTCTAACCCTAACGTATAACAACGCAGCGGCCGGTGCCACTTCCGCAAACCAAGCAGTCGGCATCGACCTGCTGAACTTCTGCCGGATAGCTCCGGTAGCTGACCCCGTAGCCAGCAGCGTATCAAACGCCGCGAGCCAGGCTTACGTCAATGACCTCAGTTCGACGGTAGATGGCACGGTGCAGTCGTACTCGTTCACGTCGGTACCGACGGCGGCCCAGGGCACGTTATTCATCGGAAACACGGCGGTTACGACCGGCACCGTGATAACGGCCGCGCAGGCCAGCCAGCTGACGTTTACGCCCGCGGCAGGTTCTACCGGCACGTTCAGCTTGAACTACACGGTAAAGGACGATGCCGGCCAGGTCAGCAGCCCGGCTACTTATGCCATCACGGTAAACGCCAGTGGAGCGATGGGCACACCAGCCGCCTGCGCCAATCCTGGCCGCGACGGCTCGCCTACGGGCCTCACGACGAACCCGAACACCTACTACCCCAGCACGGCCACTCAAACGGTGGCGGCCGGGGCTACTTCCATTGCAGTAGGCGCAGCCACGGGCACGACCAACATTGCCGCCGGCGACCTGCTACTGATTATTCAAATGCAGGGGGCTGACATCGATGCCACTAATACCGATAGCTACGGCGACGGGGTAGCTGGCGGCGGGGCCAACGGTAACCTGAACAATGCCAACTTCACGGCCGGCACCTATGAGTATGTAGTGGCCAACAGTGCTATCACGGCTACGGCCGGGGGCACCATCACACTGGCTACTACCCTTAAAAATGGCTATGTAAACGCGGCGGCTACCACCACGGCCGGTCAGCGCCGCTTCCAAGTGGTGCGGGTGCCCCAGTTTGGTAACCTGACCCTGGGCGGCAACATTACCCCCACGGCCTGGAACGGCAGCGTGGGCGGTATTATCGCTATCGATGTGGCCAAGCAAACCAACCTGGCCGGCTTCACCATCAACGCCAGCGGCGCGGGCTTCCGCGGCGGTGGGGGCCGGAAGCTGTCCGGTAATACCACGGCCACCGGCACCGACTACCGCTTTTTTTCCGGCGCGGATAACCAGGTGACGAGTGCCCACGGCTCGAAAGGCGAAGGCACCGCTGGCACTCCGAAGTATATCAACATCTTAAACAGCGCTGGTACCGACGACTTTAACACGGGCTCGGACTACCCTAACGGTAGCAATGGCCGCGGAGCCCCCGGTAACGCCGGCGGCGGCGGCACCGACAACCTGGGCAGTACCAACAACGCGGAGAACTCCGGCGGGGCTGGCGGGGCCAACGGCGGCCGCGGCGGCCGCGGCGGCAACACCTGGAATACCAACCTGGCCATCGGCGGCGAGCCGGGCGCGGCCTTCGCGGTGGCCAGCAGCAGCCGGCTGGTGCTGGGCGGCGGCGGCGGCGCGGGCTCAACCAACGACGGCTCAGGCACGCCCAACAACGGCTTTGCCAGCAGCGGCGCGACCGGCGGCGGCCTGGTGATGCTGCGCACGGGCACCGTGAGCGGCACGGGCACCATCCTGGCCAATGGCCTTAACGCCAACAACACCGTGGTCAACGACGGCAGCGGTGGCGGCGGGGCCGGCGGCTCCATCCTACTGACGGCCACCACCCCGGCCGGCCTGGCTAACCTGACCCTCACCGCCAACGGCGGTACCGGGGGCACTAATACGGGCGGCGGCGTACCCCACGGCCCCGGCGGCGGCGGCGGCGGCGGCGTCATCCTGACGAATGGCTCGGTAGCTACGGCTTCAGCGGCGGCGGGCGCGACTGCCGGCACCACCAACGGCGGTACTTCTTTCGGTGCGAACCCCGGCCTGACGGGCAACACTAATAACCAAATTAACAACGGCGTGGCCAATAGCGTGAGCGGGGCCAGCTGCCCGGCCGATGTGACGACCACCATCACCGGCCCGACTACGTTGAGTGCTGGCCAGCCCGCGGGCTCCTACCCCAACTATACGGCCACGTTCACCAATAACGGTACGGGCACGGCCAGCAACGTAACGCAGACTGTGACGCTACCCGCCGGCGCGACCGTGACGGCTGCTAACCTGCCGGCCGGCGCGACCTTCACAACCACGGGCACCGGCGCTACGGCCGTCACGACCGTCAACTTCGGCACGGCGGCTTCGTTGGCTAACGGGGCCAGCAATACGTTCTCGTTCGGCTTTACGGCTCCGGCCACGGCCGGCTCCTACCCCCTGACTGCCAACGTAGCCACGGATGCCAACCAAGGCGCTAACGCGGCCGCGGATGCCGCTACGCTCACCATTCAGGTGAACAATGCCTCAGCCAACTGTGCGAAATCGTACTATGACAACACGAACTCCTACGGCGGCCTGTCGGCAGACTACTACCGGGGTGATTACAATAATAACCTGAACTACTTCAATACCCAGACGAAAACGTCGGACAGTGGCATAAACCAGGTTATCGACTTTACCCGGAACGGTGGGACTGGCAACGGAATTGGCACGTTCCCCATTACGACGGCGACCCTACCTACGCCTACTAGCCTGTTCAGCGCCCGCTACCGGGGTAATATCACCATCACCACGGCGGGTAGCTACACGTTCAGCTCCAACATCGACGACCGCCTGCAGGTCTGGATTGATGGCAATGCCATCCCGGCCACGGGGGCACCTCAGACCACTACTTTCACCCCAACCCTAGGGAACGCGATTATAAACGTGCCCAGCTACACCAACGGTACCACCACGAGCGCGGCCATTCCCTTGTCGGTGGGCCAGCACAACATCCTGATATTTTACGGAGCGGGCGGTGGCCAGGACAACGTCAACCTGAAATATTCGGGCCCTGGCATTACGGGCACCGTGGTCATTCCGAACTCGGTACTCTGCGCCGGTCCATCGAACGTGCCGCCGGTGGCGGTGAGCAACACCAACGCGGCCACTATCCCCAACAACGCGGGCCCGACGACACTGAATCCCTCGCTGGCCGGCACCGACCAGGACGGCACGGTGACCAGCTACATGGTGAACCTGCCCAGCGCTACCCAGGGCGTGCTCTACGTGGGGGCGCAGGTGCTCAACACCACCAACTTCCCCGGCCTGGTCATTACCGCCGCCCAGGCCGCGCAGCTCAAGTTTGCCCCTACCCCCGGTTTCGTGGGCAACGCTGCGTTCACCTTCTCGGCCATCGATAACACGGGCCAGTACTCCAACGACGTGGCTACCTACACCATCCCGGTGTCGGCGGCCGCCGATGTGACCACGGCCCTGACCGGCCCCGCCACGGTAGTGCTGGGCCAGCCCACGGGCACCTACACGGCAACGTTTACCAACGAAGGTCCTTCGGCGGCTTCGGCCGTAACCCGCAAAGTGACGTTGCCCGCCGGTGTTACCAACGTGGTACTACCCGCCGGCGCTACGCTCTCGGGCAGCACCATCGACTTCGGCAACGCCACTACGCTGGCCAGCGGGGCCAGCAACTCGTTTAACTTCAGCTTCACCCCGGCCACGACGGCCACGGGCACCCTGGCTATTATGAGCAACGTGACTACGACGACTTCGCAGGGCGTTAACACCGCCCCCGATGCCTCAACCCTCACGACGACGGTAGCCCCGGTAGCCGACGTAGCTACGACCCTAACGGCCAACACGACCCCGGTAGCAGCCGGCACCCCGGCCACGGCTACCAACCCGGCCAAGTTTAATGTGACCTTCACCAACAATGGCCCGGCAACGGCCGATGGCGTAACGGGCACGGTGCAGCTACCCGCCGGACTCACGGGGGTAATCATCTCGTTCCCCAACGGAGCGAATGGCGTGAGTGGCTCGTACAATTCCACGACGGGGGTAGTGACCTACACGGGTGCTACTTCTATCCCGAGCGGCGGTTCTATTACTTCCGGTATTGCCTTCGATGCGCCGGTGAACGGCCCGGTAGCGGCTACCTCGCTCATCTCGACGACGACTAACGAAGGGGGTAAGACGGCCAACAACACGAAGAGCGCGACCATCGCCATCTCCCCGACTTTCGACCTGACGACGACCATCAGCGGCCCGGCTTCGGCCGTGCCCGGCGACCTGGTAACGCTGGCCGTGACGACGACCAACAACGGCCCGAGCCCTTCGCCCAACGCAGTGCAAACCGTGTTGCTGCCCCAGGGCCTGACCAACGTGTACGTGAGCAACGGCGGGGTCTATAACGGAACCTCGACAGCTCAGAATATCACCGTGAACGGCGTAACGTATACCAACGTGCAGCCCGGCCAGGTGGTGTTCCCTACCGTCGGCAGCCTGCCCAGCGGCCAGACCGTAGCTAATTCGGTGAGCTTCTCGCAGCCAGGCGCGGCGTACTCACCCGCGGCCGTGGTATCTACCACGAGCTTTGAAGCGAACACGGCCAACAACACGGCCTACCTCAACGGGGCTACCAGCAGCACGCCCGTAGCGGTGCTGACACCAGCGCCTGCCTCAGGCACGGCCAATGCCTACACGACAATCACCTCTTCGGTAGCCTCGACCACGATAGGCAGCCCTGTAACGCTGACCGTAGTAACGGGCAACAACGGCCCCAACGCGGCTACCGGTGTGACCCAGACGGTGCAGCTGCTACCCGGCCTCACGGGGGTAACCATCTCCAACAGTGGCACCTACAACAGTACCACGGGCATCGTAACCTTCTCGACCCTGACCACGCAGGCCAGCGGCACGAGCGTGAGTAATACCATCACCTTCAACGCCCCGGCCAGCACCGGCAACAACGGCCAGCTACTGGCAATGGCTGCCGTAGCTACGACCAACATTGACCCCGTACCGGCCGATAACGTGGCTTCGGTAGGTATCACGCTGGCGCAAACGGCTGACCTGGCCTCTACGGTGACGGGTCCGGCTTTGGCCCAGGCCGGCCAGCCGGTTACCTACACGGCGCGCTTTGTCAACAACGGCCCGATGGTGGCTACCAATGTGGTAGAGACCGTGCAACTGCCAACCGGCCTGGTGGCCAACGCCGTGACCATCACGGATGGTATTGGCAACCCGGTGACCAACGCGACCTATAACCCAACGACCGGCTTGGTAACCTTCGCGACCATCGCAACGGACCTGAACGGAGCTGCACAGGTCTACAACCTGACCTTCGCCGCTCCGGCGCAGAACCTGTCGGTGCGCAGCAACGTGACCTCGGCTACTGCTGACGCAGCCCCGGCTAATAACAGCACTACGGCCCTCACGACCATCACGGGCACCGCCGACCTGGCCACGACCGTAGCCGGCCCGGCTACCGCCGTGGTGGGCAGCGCGGTTACCTACTCCGTAACGACGACCAACAATGGCCCCGCAACCGCGACCAACGCTGTGACGACTTTGCAACTGGCAACTGGCTTCACCAACGCTACCCTCCAGGTAGGTGGCCAGACTGGTACGCTGAGCAGCAATACTATCACTTATGGTAGTGGTGCTACCGCCTCCACCTACAATACCACGACTGGCCTGGTAACCTTCCCGACCGTGGCCGCGCAGGCCAGCGGCGCGACGACGACCAACTACGTAACCTTCGTGATGCCAAACGCGACCGGTGGCCAGACCACCGGGGTAGCCTCGGTATCGTCGGCCACTACCGACCCAGCTTCGGGCAACAACACGGCTAGCGTTGCCACGAGCGTGGCGCCCACGACGACGACCTCAGCTGACATCACGGCAGCCGTAACGGCTACGGCCACCTCGGCCGCACCGGGCGCAACCATCGCCTTCACGGCGACCTACGGTAACAACGGGACTGACCCGGCCGTGAACGTGATGCCGACCTTGCAGCTGGCTCCGGGCCTCACAACCGCTACCATCACGGTGGCCGGGCAGGCGGGCACGCTCAGCAATGGGCTTATCACCTTCCCCAACGGCGCGGTCTACAACGTGCAGTCGGGCTTGGTTACCTTCTCGACCATCGCCAGCCAGGCGAGCGGCGCGGCTGGTAACGTGAGCTATGCTGTGAACGTAACGGCCCCGGCCAACGGCACGGTAACGGCCGTGGCCGCCACGACCTCTAACACCAGCGAGCCCAATACAGCGGCGGCCCAGGCCAACGACGTAGCGAGCACGAGCGTGACGGTTACCCCGTCGTTTGATGAGGTAACGAGCCTGAGCGGCCCGGCTTCGGCCCCCGTGGGCAGCCCGGTGACCTACACCGTAAACACGACCAACAATGGCCCCTCCCTCACGACTGGCATCACGACCCAGACGGTCACGCTGCCGACCGGCGTCACGGCCACTAATATCAGCAACAGCGGTATGCAGTCGGGTAACACCATTACCTGGACTATTCCGGCCGGCCAGGCCGCCGGGACCAACGGGGCGGTAGCCAATACTTTCACCATCACGCAGCCCACGGGCGGCGCGACGCTGACGGCCAACGTGACCTCGCCCGGCGAGAGCAACACGGGTAATAACTCGGCCACGGCTACTACCACGGTTACTAACCTGGCTCCGCTGGCCTACGCCGTGGTGAACAGGCTGCAAGGTCCGCAATCAAGCGACGCGGGCGGCCTGCCTAATGGCCTGCTCATCTCGCCGCTCGCCGCTTCGGACCCCGAGAACAGTTTCGCTACCTCCAAGTATACCATCGCTGCTGCGCCTGATGCGTCGCAGGGTGTGCTGTATTATAATAATGGTGGCACCTACGCAGCCGTAGCCAGCGGACAGACGCTGACCGACGCGCAGGCTCAGACGCTGAAGTTCAAAGCGGCGACCGGCTACGTTGGCAACGCTTCCTTCACCTACCTGACCACCGACGCGGCGGGTAATATGTCGCCCACTGTGAACTATACCATCCCGGTGGAAACGGATACTGAAGCGGCAACCTACACGGTACTGGCCCCCAAGGCTAGCGCTTACACGACCGGCGACGTGCTGGCCTACACCACGGACGTGAACGGCGCGGTGAACAATGCGGGTACGGCTTCGGTCTACCAGGCCAACGGCACGCTGCAACCCGGCGCTAACAACGGGGTTGCCAGCGCGGTGCTCGCTGCCACTGGCCCTACCAGCAACCCTGGCAACACGCTGCCAGCTGGCGTTTCGCTAAATCCGACTACCGGTCAGATTTACGTGAGTGATGTGAGTGCTACTGGTTTGATGAATAATCCGACCGCCCACACCTACAGCGTCAATGTCACGACTATTGATGCCAACGGCGGCCTCACCCTGCAGACGGTGACCTTCACTATCAAGCCCAACCCGCTACCAGTAGTGCTGACGGCCTTCACGGCCCAGGCCGTGCAGAACCGCGACGCGCTGCTGAGCTGGAACACGGCCTCGGAAGTGAACAGCGCCTCGTTTGACATTGAGCGCAGCCTCGACGGCACGGCCTACGCCAAAATCGGCGAGGTAGCCGCCCAGGGCACCACCACCACAGCCCACGCCTATACCTACACCGACGCAAGTATCGCTGCCCGCGCCCAGGGCCCGGTGTACTATCGCCTGCGCCAGGTAGACCTCAACGGGGCCACCAGCTACTCGCCGGTGCGCACCGTGAGCTTCACCAAGGTGACGACCATCGCCCTGAGCCTATACCCCAACCCGGCCCAGCACGCCACGACCCTCGACGTGAGCGCACTGCCTACTACGGGTAGCTACCAGGTACTGGTGCTCGATGCCACCGGCCGCTCGGTACGGTCGCTGACCATCGGCGGCGGCCAGCTCCAGCCTATGAACCTGGATGACCTGGCCAGCGGCACCTATCAGGTGCTGGTAACTGGCTCTCTGGCCGATGGCTCGGTGCTACGCCAGGTGCTGCGCCTCATCAAAGAGTAA